In Deltaproteobacteria bacterium, the following proteins share a genomic window:
- a CDS encoding DUF4442 domain-containing protein: MKTEPLNKTITEQALDLFKRVTERLNLELPKSGEELERAFHDPLLSTAFFVAKVPVLAFIGASVAKINRLECQVDLPFSWRSQNPFNSIYFGAQSAAAELSTGALVLRAIADLGLGPESISMLVVSMDAKFGKKAKSLTSFYCGQGEAIHDAVLRASRGEDVTLEVETVGRMADGAEVSRFRFVWAVKAKSTEGRSGGTTRSQ, translated from the coding sequence CTCTGGATCTCTTCAAGCGCGTGACAGAACGACTGAATTTGGAGCTTCCGAAGTCGGGCGAGGAATTGGAGCGAGCGTTCCACGATCCACTTTTAAGCACAGCCTTCTTTGTCGCTAAGGTGCCGGTTCTTGCATTTATTGGCGCTTCCGTTGCGAAGATCAATCGCCTTGAATGCCAAGTAGATCTGCCATTTTCCTGGCGATCACAGAATCCGTTCAATTCGATTTATTTTGGGGCACAATCGGCGGCTGCCGAGCTTTCCACTGGCGCCCTCGTACTGCGCGCCATCGCTGATCTGGGACTTGGGCCGGAATCGATTTCAATGTTGGTTGTATCGATGGATGCTAAGTTTGGAAAAAAAGCGAAATCCTTAACCTCCTTCTATTGTGGCCAAGGAGAAGCTATTCACGACGCCGTTTTGCGGGCAAGTCGCGGCGAAGATGTGACTTTGGAAGTCGAGACCGTCGGCCGAATGGCTGACGGTGCAGAGGTTTCACGTTTTCGATTCGTTTGGGCGGTGAAAGCGAAGTCGACAGAGGGTCGATCCGGTGGTACCACTCGTAGCCAATGA